The window AGGCGGAGTTGCAAATCGTGGATGGGATCGCGCGCATCGCCTTCGCGCTTATACCCATAAGTGAGCCACCAGTGATGGATGCACCCTGGACCTTCTTCGTCAAAGAGAACTGCCGTTTCGCCAGGCGCAACATTGGGACGACGGGTAACGCGCTGACTTTTGCCGCGAATGGGCAATTCGAGCTCTGCGTGAAAAAGGCGATTCATCAATGGAATATTCAATCTGATTTTTTGTGTTCAGAAGAAATAACAATAAAACCAATGACGAACAAAGTCACTATAAATGTCATAAACAGCATCATTCCAACAGGCATTGTGTGCCTCCTTTTGGCTTAATGAATTGTAAAAAATCCTCTTATGCTGTAAAGAAAGCGACGACGGTCCAGCAGATTGCTGCCATGCCAGCGGCAATGGAGGCTTGCGGAATTTGCGTTTTGACGTGATCCATCAGATCGCAACCCGTACACATAGAACTGAGAACCGTAGTATCTGAAATGGGCGAACACTGATCGCCGTAAACGCTACCATCTATGACAGCGGCAAAACACAGCGTCATAAAAAGTTCGGGGTGTGACAGGCCATTTGCCGTAGCAACGGCCCAGGCCAGTGGCATAGCCAGTGGGAAAGCCACTGCATACGTGCCCCAACTCGTACCTGTGGAAAAGGCAATCGCCATCGTGAGAATTTGAAGCAAGACCGGCAAAATGAAATATGGAATGGTATCTCCGAGTTGCTCCACCAAAAAGATGCCTCCGCCCGTTTCCTTGCTGATACCGCCAATAGTGATGGCGAGCAAGAGAATAACCGAGCCGAGCACCACGCCTTTGAGACCATCGTGAAAACCCGCGACAATGTCTTTGAGCGACATGCCCTTGGCAAGAGCCATACCCACGGCTATCAGAAGCGCGATGCCAAAAGCCCATTGCACATTGGGAGACCCGCTGGTAATAAAAGTCCCGATAGCAATGGCGATAAGCGCGCCCAGAGGCAGGAAAAATTCGAGGACATGCGGCGTGTAGCCTTCGGGCACATTGCTTCCCTGCAATTCTTTAGCACTCAAAGGATCGGCATCGTCGGCGTCGAGTTGCCCGGTCTCTCGAGAGCGCTGCATAGCTTCCTTGAGTTGCTTGCCCAAAAAGAGGGGTTTTTCAATACTGAGCAGGAACGTGCCCAACACGGCGAAAATCGCGTAAAAGCAGAATGGAACACTCTTAAAAAAGAAGAGAAGGCGGTCGGCTTCAGTAGCTAAAAAACTGACGCCAGCGACAA is drawn from Gemmatimonadota bacterium and contains these coding sequences:
- a CDS encoding sodium:proton antiporter, which gives rise to MPTGIRNFVIFTIAIIVSWIVGSTVPPTWTVEQITLDVLTDDSGNLYYTYRGKPAYFDAVPLEQAQLNPSIIHGSSETPPIKQEFVSSVEDGETKYYQLLAKHHWGYWSLLPAVVAVLLCWITKEPVTALLGGIISGALILTRYDFTGEVLIPSLSTTNAASILLLYLWLLGGLMGIWSRTGAAQAFAEFMTVRFVRGPKSAKLVAWMLGVIFFQGGTVSTVLVGTTVKPIADEEKISHEELAYIVDSTASPIASQLAFNAWPGYVQAFIFVAGVSFLATEADRLLFFFKSVPFCFYAIFAVLGTFLLSIEKPLFLGKQLKEAMQRSRETGQLDADDADPLSAKELQGSNVPEGYTPHVLEFFLPLGALIAIAIGTFITSGSPNVQWAFGIALLIAVGMALAKGMSLKDIVAGFHDGLKGVVLGSVILLLAITIGGISKETGGGIFLVEQLGDTIPYFILPVLLQILTMAIAFSTGTSWGTYAVAFPLAMPLAWAVATANGLSHPELFMTLCFAAVIDGSVYGDQCSPISDTTVLSSMCTGCDLMDHVKTQIPQASIAAGMAAICWTVVAFFTA